One region of Candidatus Omnitrophota bacterium genomic DNA includes:
- the arsB gene encoding ACR3 family arsenite efflux transporter: MEERQLSSFEKYLTLWVIGCIGLGILLGKLFPQVAVTLDSISIYQVSIPIAICLFFMMYPIMVKIDFAEVVKAGKSPKPVLLTLFVNWCIKPFTMLAIATLFLGVLFKGLLPGFEIIKGGTQVELYRSYISGCILLGIAPCTAMVLVWGHLSKGNDGHTLVMVAINSLTMLFLYAPLGGWLLGVNRMPIPWQTIVLSVVTYVGLPLFLGYHSRKLIIAKKGMKWFEEKFLHYLTPISIGALLVTLVLLFSFKGELIIEQPQVIFLIAIPLFIQTCFIFALTYAIAKWLKLPYRDAAPSALIGASNHFEVAIATSAMLFGLSSGASLATVVGVLIEVPVMLMLVRMCLKTRHFFK, translated from the coding sequence ATGGAAGAACGACAATTAAGTTCCTTTGAGAAATATCTTACCCTATGGGTTATAGGGTGTATCGGTCTGGGAATACTCTTGGGTAAATTATTCCCCCAAGTTGCCGTTACCTTAGACAGCATATCAATTTATCAGGTATCTATACCTATTGCGATATGCCTTTTCTTTATGATGTATCCGATTATGGTTAAAATTGATTTCGCTGAGGTTGTTAAGGCAGGAAAAAGTCCTAAACCTGTTTTGCTTACCCTGTTTGTAAACTGGTGCATCAAACCTTTCACTATGCTTGCAATAGCTACTTTATTTTTAGGTGTTTTATTTAAGGGGCTACTCCCAGGATTTGAGATTATCAAAGGTGGTACGCAGGTTGAACTTTACCGTTCATATATTTCTGGCTGTATCTTATTAGGCATAGCTCCTTGTACAGCAATGGTGCTTGTTTGGGGGCATCTGTCAAAAGGTAATGATGGTCATACACTTGTTATGGTAGCAATAAATTCACTCACAATGTTGTTTCTTTATGCACCATTGGGAGGTTGGCTTTTAGGTGTAAACAGGATGCCCATTCCGTGGCAGACAATTGTATTGTCAGTAGTTACCTATGTGGGGCTGCCACTCTTTTTAGGGTATCACTCAAGAAAACTTATCATTGCTAAAAAAGGAATGAAATGGTTTGAGGAAAAATTCCTTCATTATTTGACACCAATATCAATCGGGGCGTTGCTTGTTACGCTTGTTCTATTATTTTCGTTTAAAGGAGAACTTATTATTGAGCAGCCCCAAGTAATATTTTTAATAGCTATACCACTTTTTATCCAGACCTGTTTCATTTTTGCTTTAACATATGCAATCGCTAAATGGTTAAAGTTACCCTACAGAGATGCCGCACCGTCTGCACTAATTGGAGCGAGCAATCACTTTGAAGTTGCAATTGCTACTTCTGCTATGTTGTTTGGTCTTTCATCAGGAGCATCGTTGGCAACTGTGGTTGGAGTACTTATTGAAGTGCCAGTTATGCTAATGTTAGTGCGAATGTGTTTGAAAACTCGACATTTCTTCAAGTAA
- the arsB gene encoding ACR3 family arsenite efflux transporter: MECGDIKMEKNVNRGMSVFEKYLTLWVLLCIGGGILIGKIAPGMAKCLDGLSIYVGGAPVVSVPIAICLFFMMYPIMVKIDFAEVIKAGKSPKPVGLTLFVNWAIKPFTMYAIAFLFLGVLFKGFIGAEAVDFVKLPPGAIDWAVGSIHGAGQVVMHEGMRMLQVPLWRSYFAGCILLGIAPCTAMVLVWGFLAKGNDGHTLVMVAINSLTMLLLYGVLGGFLLGVGRMPVPWQALLLSIAIYVALPLVAGFFSRKWIISHKGIDWFNEKFLHVLSPVSIIALLFTLVLLFSFKGAVILAKPLTILWIAIPLFIQTCLIFGITYWLAKKLRLSYEDAAPSAMIGASNHFEVAIATATMLFGLSSGAALATVVGVLIEVPVMLMLVRVCLNTRGWFK; encoded by the coding sequence ATGGAGTGTGGAGATATAAAAATGGAAAAGAATGTTAATAGGGGTATGTCGGTTTTTGAGAAGTATCTGACGCTGTGGGTTTTGTTGTGTATCGGCGGGGGTATCTTAATAGGTAAGATTGCGCCTGGAATGGCGAAGTGTCTTGACGGCCTTTCTATTTATGTCGGTGGTGCTCCTGTTGTTTCGGTTCCCATTGCGATATGTCTTTTTTTCATGATGTATCCTATCATGGTTAAGATTGATTTTGCTGAGGTTATTAAGGCTGGCAAGTCGCCCAAGCCTGTTGGTTTAACGCTATTTGTAAACTGGGCAATAAAACCTTTTACCATGTATGCTATTGCTTTTCTGTTTTTGGGTGTGCTGTTTAAGGGTTTTATTGGTGCAGAAGCAGTGGATTTTGTAAAACTCCCTCCTGGAGCAATAGATTGGGCTGTAGGTTCAATTCATGGTGCAGGTCAGGTTGTTATGCATGAAGGAATGAGAATGTTGCAGGTGCCTTTGTGGAGAAGCTATTTTGCTGGATGTATTCTTCTCGGTATAGCTCCATGCACAGCAATGGTTTTGGTCTGGGGATTTCTTGCAAAAGGCAATGACGGACACACCCTTGTTATGGTTGCTATCAATTCCTTAACAATGCTTTTGCTTTACGGTGTGCTTGGTGGGTTCCTTCTTGGTGTGGGAAGGATGCCTGTTCCGTGGCAAGCGTTGCTGTTATCTATTGCTATCTATGTTGCGTTGCCGTTAGTTGCAGGTTTTTTTTCAAGAAAGTGGATTATAAGTCATAAAGGAATAGATTGGTTTAATGAGAAGTTTTTGCATGTGCTGTCACCAGTCTCAATAATTGCTTTACTTTTTACGTTGGTTCTTTTGTTCTCTTTTAAAGGGGCAGTTATCCTTGCTAAGCCGTTGACGATTTTATGGATAGCAATTCCTTTATTTATCCAGACATGCTTGATATTTGGTATAACATATTGGCTGGCGAAGAAATTGAGGTTGAGTTATGAGGATGCGGCTCCCTCGGCAATGATTGGCGCAAGTAATCATTTCGAGGTTGCTATTGCAACGGCGACTATGCTTTTTGGGCTTTCGTCGGGAGCAGCGTTGGCGACTGTTGTTGGCGTGCTGATTGAGGTTCCTGTGATGCTGATGCTTGTGCGTGTTTGCCTGAATACGCGAGGATGGTTTAAATAA
- a CDS encoding sulfite exporter TauE/SafE family protein, which yields MIELLSALWLGILTSISPCPLATNIAAVSFLSKKVNHPMAVFLSSIAYVLGRMVTYAVIGSVIIASLVSVPSIANFLQIYLNKIIGPILLIVGLFLLDVIRFSSFSFSLSHEKQNKLAESGTGGAFLLGMLFALSFCPIAAALFFGSLIPLALNSKIGMTYPFIYGIGTGIPVTIFALGIVFGVKSFSKWFHKTAKLELWARKITGVIFIVVGIYFVWSHIMINYL from the coding sequence ATGATTGAGCTTTTGTCTGCTTTGTGGCTTGGCATACTTACTTCCATCAGTCCTTGTCCGCTTGCAACGAATATTGCGGCTGTTTCTTTTCTTTCAAAGAAGGTTAATCATCCCATGGCTGTGTTTCTTTCGAGCATTGCTTACGTTCTCGGGAGGATGGTGACTTACGCAGTTATCGGTTCTGTCATTATCGCTTCTCTCGTAAGCGTTCCATCTATAGCAAATTTTCTGCAAATTTATCTGAATAAGATAATTGGGCCAATTCTGTTAATTGTCGGATTGTTTCTTCTTGACGTTATCAGGTTCAGTTCGTTTTCTTTTTCGTTGTCTCATGAGAAGCAGAATAAGCTGGCTGAGTCAGGAACTGGCGGAGCATTTCTTCTCGGGATGCTTTTCGCCTTATCATTCTGTCCTATTGCTGCCGCATTGTTCTTCGGAAGCCTTATCCCACTTGCATTGAACAGTAAAATAGGGATGACTTATCCTTTTATTTACGGTATCGGCACAGGAATTCCTGTTACCATTTTTGCGTTGGGGATTGTTTTTGGCGTGAAGTCGTTTTCGAAGTGGTTTCATAAGACTGCAAAATTAGAATTATGGGCAAGAAAGATTACAGGAGTGATATTTATTGTGGTAGGGATATATTTTGTCTGGTCACACATCATGATTAACTATTTATGA
- a CDS encoding TM0996/MTH895 family glutaredoxin-like protein, whose protein sequence is MKIEILGMGCPKCKQLYDNAQKAVDEIGVDAELIKVEDMDKITEYGVMTTPALVVDGKVKVAGKVPSSDEIKGMFS, encoded by the coding sequence ATGAAAATTGAGATTTTGGGCATGGGTTGTCCTAAGTGCAAGCAGTTATATGATAATGCACAAAAAGCTGTTGATGAGATAGGTGTTGATGCAGAGCTAATCAAGGTTGAGGATATGGACAAGATAACGGAGTATGGCGTTATGACCACGCCTGCTTTGGTTGTTGACGGAAAGGTGAAGGTTGCAGGAAAGGTGCCTTCGAGTGATGAGATTAAAGGAATGTTTTCATAA
- a CDS encoding permease, producing MKERDKFLLMTAAFLACFYLPVELLPFRNPLFESLALVRWYAREHVLLCLVPAFFIAGAISVFVSQASVIKYFGAEAKKIVAYGVASVSGTILAVCSCTVLPLFSGIYKKGAGLGPAVAFLYSGPAINVLAIIMTARILGWQLGVARAVGVIVFSVVVGLLMHLIFLKEERERQVNGKFQFGEEEKTRPLWKNGMYFFSMVAVLVFANWGKPQEGDTGLWATIFGSKWVITLIFLSLLGIMLFRWFKKNKLKEWTQSSWGFAKQIMPLLLAGVLVAGLLLGRPGQEGLIPSVFIERLVGGNSLFANFFASIVGAFMYFATLTEVPILQGLIGSGMGKGPALALLLAGPALSLPNMLVIRGVIGTKKTVVYVGLVVVMATLSGIIFGMIAG from the coding sequence ATGAAGGAAAGAGACAAGTTTTTGTTGATGACGGCGGCGTTTTTGGCGTGCTTTTATTTGCCTGTCGAACTTCTGCCTTTCAGAAATCCTTTGTTTGAGTCATTAGCTCTTGTGCGGTGGTATGCAAGGGAGCATGTTTTGTTGTGTCTTGTTCCGGCCTTTTTTATTGCTGGGGCGATTTCTGTTTTTGTGAGTCAGGCTTCTGTCATTAAGTATTTCGGTGCTGAGGCAAAGAAGATTGTTGCTTACGGCGTGGCTTCTGTTTCGGGAACTATTCTTGCTGTTTGTTCCTGCACGGTTCTTCCTCTGTTTTCGGGTATCTACAAGAAGGGTGCCGGGCTTGGGCCTGCTGTTGCGTTTCTGTATTCGGGGCCAGCAATTAATGTTTTGGCTATAATAATGACTGCGAGGATTCTTGGTTGGCAGCTTGGTGTGGCGAGAGCTGTCGGGGTAATCGTTTTTAGTGTAGTCGTCGGTCTTCTGATGCACCTCATATTTCTCAAAGAGGAGCGAGAAAGACAGGTTAACGGAAAGTTTCAATTCGGCGAAGAAGAGAAAACGCGACCTCTTTGGAAGAACGGAATGTATTTTTTCTCTATGGTCGCAGTTCTTGTTTTTGCTAATTGGGGAAAACCACAGGAAGGCGATACAGGCTTGTGGGCTACTATTTTTGGTTCAAAATGGGTGATTACGCTTATTTTTCTATCCCTTCTTGGCATCATGTTATTTCGGTGGTTTAAGAAAAACAAGCTTAAAGAATGGACGCAGAGTTCGTGGGGTTTTGCAAAGCAGATTATGCCTCTTCTTCTTGCAGGCGTTTTGGTTGCTGGTCTTCTTTTGGGAAGACCGGGGCAAGAGGGTTTGATCCCTTCAGTGTTCATTGAGAGGCTTGTTGGCGGCAATTCGCTTTTCGCTAACTTTTTTGCGTCAATTGTCGGGGCGTTCATGTATTTTGCAACACTTACAGAAGTTCCCATACTTCAGGGCTTGATTGGTTCTGGCATGGGAAAAGGGCCAGCACTTGCATTGCTTCTTGCAGGGCCTGCTTTGAGTCTTCCCAATATGCTTGTTATTAGAGGTGTTATAGGAACTAAGAAGACTGTTGTCTATGTTGGCCTTGTTGTCGTTATGGCAACTCTGAGCGGAATTATATTTGGAATGATTGCAGGCTAA
- a CDS encoding metalloregulator ArsR/SmtB family transcription factor has product MKDLDTIFKALADVNRVRILKLLEKRKMCVCELAFVLGVSQPAVSKQLKKLVGAGLVASEQDGFWTNYFVSPKNLYAKKLLAMLSQWLNDDKAMIDDLKRAEKANRKKLCCRK; this is encoded by the coding sequence ATGAAAGATTTGGATACTATCTTTAAGGCGTTGGCTGATGTTAACAGGGTGAGGATTCTGAAGCTTCTTGAGAAGCGTAAGATGTGTGTTTGTGAGCTTGCGTTTGTTCTTGGGGTTTCTCAGCCTGCGGTGTCCAAACAGCTTAAAAAGTTGGTGGGTGCTGGCCTTGTTGCTTCTGAACAGGACGGTTTTTGGACTAACTATTTTGTTAGCCCGAAGAATCTTTATGCAAAGAAGCTGCTTGCTATGCTTAGTCAGTGGCTGAATGATGACAAGGCAATGATTGATGATTTAAAGAGGGCAGAGAAAGCTAACAGGAAAAAGCTCTGTTGCAGGAAATGA
- a CDS encoding SEC-C domain-containing protein, with protein MIRSRKIEANDVNKINLILKCRARRYVAAAQKEWLFPEKEIRCEWSELGRVLMPPKNELHHFGGEIYVGYEDGRTHYQDAYGRTVGDLSYLKKPERKEKVGANDECICGSGKKYKKCCRDKKSGEMPITNVRSIRERNLMFFNMLMNILGLSRGKTWEDIRAELSDKQVADIHKAFECLWPKGTNIIELLPMPDKRVSRVLYAGLIDPRTILQNVISYSLYFDEILVMNPFMNPTYIKPEYNPVESPAQYKQETLKNALLFMQLMPFIEKGIINLIPDPCSLNLQLQKQIWEMAQSRLKGLKLSDDQMAPMKDLCMDDIKRMMSGLPEESLRHNITKALPDLSEDDTEKVLEYMKQQRKADPLALLQPSVGKKGAGQILISHLTPNFELGFFLAQLTGAILYTDNQFRWEEILKVSNKGQCLWENLSKKMSAYEFTFEANSFICLEMRKAGKLRDLRQVLHKIFLSVGNETDQTKANQIISTLLSELDSSYNQAQKDWQWMDKQNIDSAQQSYRFLGKIRFNIPDQGFSVNTVNRLLLCYGRNNYLKSVLLAMNMKPTNN; from the coding sequence ATGATACGCTCGCGTAAAATAGAGGCTAATGATGTAAATAAAATAAATTTGATTTTAAAGTGTCGTGCACGAAGATATGTAGCCGCAGCCCAAAAAGAATGGTTATTTCCTGAGAAAGAAATTAGATGTGAGTGGTCGGAGTTGGGGCGAGTGTTAATGCCACCTAAGAATGAGTTGCATCATTTTGGAGGGGAAATATATGTTGGTTATGAAGATGGTAGAACTCATTATCAAGATGCATATGGTCGCACTGTAGGTGATTTGTCATATCTAAAAAAGCCAGAAAGAAAGGAGAAAGTCGGGGCTAATGATGAATGCATTTGTGGTAGTGGGAAAAAATACAAAAAATGCTGTAGGGATAAGAAATCAGGTGAGATGCCAATAACTAATGTGCGGAGTATTAGAGAACGGAATTTAATGTTTTTTAACATGTTGATGAATATTTTGGGATTATCACGGGGAAAAACATGGGAAGATATTCGTGCCGAATTAAGTGATAAGCAGGTTGCAGATATTCATAAGGCATTTGAATGTTTATGGCCTAAAGGGACAAATATAATTGAGTTATTACCAATGCCTGATAAAAGAGTATCAAGGGTTCTTTATGCTGGCCTGATTGACCCGAGAACAATTCTTCAAAATGTTATTAGTTATTCGCTTTATTTTGATGAAATATTGGTTATGAACCCATTTATGAATCCCACATACATAAAACCAGAATATAATCCTGTTGAATCACCTGCTCAATATAAACAAGAGACACTTAAAAACGCATTGTTATTTATGCAGTTAATGCCTTTTATTGAAAAAGGAATCATTAATTTGATTCCTGATCCTTGTTCTTTGAATCTTCAACTTCAAAAGCAAATATGGGAAATGGCTCAATCTCGCCTTAAAGGACTTAAGTTGAGCGATGATCAAATGGCACCAATGAAGGATCTTTGTATGGATGATATAAAAAGGATGATGAGTGGGTTGCCGGAGGAAAGCTTGAGGCATAATATTACAAAAGCTTTGCCTGATTTGTCTGAAGACGATACAGAAAAAGTATTAGAATATATGAAACAGCAGCGCAAGGCAGATCCTCTTGCCTTATTGCAGCCGTCTGTTGGGAAAAAGGGAGCAGGGCAGATACTTATATCTCATTTAACGCCAAATTTTGAGTTGGGTTTCTTTCTTGCTCAATTAACAGGGGCAATTTTATATACTGATAATCAGTTCCGATGGGAAGAAATATTGAAAGTTTCTAATAAGGGGCAATGCTTGTGGGAAAATTTATCGAAAAAGATGAGTGCTTATGAATTTACATTTGAGGCTAATTCTTTTATTTGTTTAGAAATGAGAAAAGCTGGAAAATTGAGGGATTTAAGGCAAGTTTTACATAAAATATTTCTTTCTGTGGGGAATGAAACGGATCAAACAAAAGCAAATCAGATTATATCCACATTATTGTCGGAGTTGGATTCTTCATATAATCAAGCTCAAAAAGATTGGCAATGGATGGATAAACAAAATATTGATAGTGCTCAACAGAGTTATAGATTTTTGGGGAAAATCAGATTTAATATTCCTGATCAGGGATTTAGCGTTAATACAGTAAATAGACTATTGTTATGTTACGGAAGAAATAATTATTTAAAATCTGTACTATTGGCGATGAATATGAAGCCAACGAATAATTAA
- a CDS encoding winged helix-turn-helix transcriptional regulator has product MMKKIVPLLLEDSRMTLTEISKRTGIPVSTVYDNLPRVREAFKFTIVPKSLYCDEERMQCEISQTRMYDFKPGLKAS; this is encoded by the coding sequence ATGATGAAGAAGATCGTGCCTCTTCTTCTTGAAGACAGCCGCATGACTCTCACAGAGATATCAAAGCGCACAGGAATTCCGGTGTCTACGGTGTACGATAACTTGCCCAGAGTAAGGGAAGCGTTCAAATTCACCATAGTGCCTAAGTCGCTTTATTGTGATGAGGAAAGAATGCAGTGTGAGATTAGCCAGACGCGGATGTATGACTTTAAGCCGGGGTTAAAGGCTTCCTGA
- a CDS encoding DUF2958 domain-containing protein: protein MWNEPSDKELEKIPKFYETEDVAAEEKVIHMHFFMGGCDWYVAEYDAEKELLFGFAILNNDYQMAEWGYISFRELCKLSANGIEVDRDLYFEPTKAKGVEKIMMAMKKVRV from the coding sequence ATGTGGAATGAACCATCAGATAAGGAACTTGAGAAAATACCGAAATTCTATGAGACAGAAGACGTAGCTGCGGAAGAAAAGGTTATTCACATGCATTTCTTCATGGGCGGCTGCGACTGGTATGTCGCGGAGTACGATGCTGAAAAGGAGCTGCTTTTCGGCTTTGCTATTCTGAACAACGATTACCAGATGGCTGAGTGGGGCTACATAAGCTTCAGGGAGCTTTGCAAGCTTAGCGCAAACGGTATTGAAGTAGATAGGGATTTGTATTTTGAGCCCACAAAGGCAAAAGGCGTCGAGAAAATTATGATGGCTATGAAAAAGGTGAGAGTATGA
- a CDS encoding type IV secretion system DNA-binding domain-containing protein — protein MTDTTLTDELLLKLEPEWGSKKIESLKLIYALGDEDRKTRIEKILNISSRKLLNDNLLNTNVLLPPVTKEECEGKKEVFAGTVCYGKNGEDKHRELYPLYLNFEDVKNHTLITGLSGTGKTTLGYNLLIELSQKGKRCIVFDWDRTWRNLLSLDKKEYPFTEKIKVYTIGRSDIMPFSWNMFFNPPPNVKFSNWLGISSSKPLQKSLYSGQGVSDYLENEAEQLMDAYQNGVLKMLPNIEDMKIRIQAKYAQARQLLWKQSTERILKELTRESMKEVFGSRQPIDISKEILERDGITIIEMDIETPEHLRVLFQELVLNYFMLYYLHKGEAEKEELRTVVFLEEFPNMLPKSKIETQTGGEIIKMLFKEARKFGLGIVAIAQESSELPNYVTANCKIQAHFACQTKRDIEATAGSLFLKKHEIPYMDLIWQGEAIMKVKGRVKNCLVKIPLAPIKEKITDEQLKEMKEKWQPQS, from the coding sequence ATGACAGATACAACTCTCACAGACGAGCTTCTTCTCAAGCTTGAGCCGGAATGGGGCAGCAAAAAAATAGAAAGCCTCAAGCTAATATACGCGCTTGGTGACGAAGACCGAAAAACCAGAATAGAAAAAATCCTGAACATTTCATCCAGAAAACTCCTGAATGACAACCTCCTCAACACCAACGTTCTGCTGCCGCCGGTAACAAAAGAAGAATGCGAAGGAAAAAAAGAAGTCTTTGCCGGAACAGTCTGCTACGGCAAAAATGGCGAGGACAAGCATAGGGAGCTATATCCCTTGTATCTCAATTTCGAAGACGTAAAAAACCACACACTCATAACAGGCCTCTCAGGCACAGGAAAAACCACGCTCGGCTACAACCTCCTAATAGAACTCTCACAAAAAGGCAAACGCTGCATCGTATTTGATTGGGACAGAACATGGCGAAACCTACTCTCACTCGACAAAAAAGAGTATCCATTCACTGAGAAAATAAAGGTCTACACGATAGGGCGAAGCGACATTATGCCGTTTAGCTGGAACATGTTCTTCAACCCGCCACCAAACGTGAAATTCTCAAACTGGCTCGGCATATCATCCAGCAAACCACTCCAAAAAAGCCTGTATTCCGGGCAAGGTGTAAGCGACTATCTCGAAAACGAAGCAGAACAGCTCATGGACGCATACCAAAACGGCGTACTCAAAATGCTCCCAAACATCGAAGATATGAAAATCCGCATACAGGCAAAATACGCCCAAGCACGACAGCTCCTCTGGAAACAAAGCACAGAAAGAATCCTAAAAGAACTCACACGAGAAAGCATGAAAGAAGTATTCGGCTCACGACAGCCCATAGACATATCAAAAGAAATCCTTGAAAGAGACGGCATAACAATCATAGAAATGGACATAGAAACACCCGAACACCTAAGAGTCCTGTTCCAGGAACTGGTCCTCAACTACTTCATGCTTTACTACCTGCACAAAGGCGAAGCAGAAAAAGAAGAACTCCGCACAGTAGTATTTCTCGAAGAATTCCCAAACATGCTACCCAAATCTAAAATTGAAACGCAAACCGGAGGAGAAATCATCAAAATGCTCTTCAAAGAAGCCAGAAAATTCGGGCTGGGAATCGTAGCCATAGCACAAGAAAGCTCAGAACTCCCAAACTATGTTACAGCAAACTGCAAAATCCAGGCACACTTCGCCTGCCAAACCAAGCGAGACATAGAAGCCACAGCGGGAAGTCTTTTTCTAAAGAAACATGAGATTCCTTATATGGATCTCATCTGGCAGGGTGAAGCAATAATGAAAGTCAAAGGCAGAGTCAAAAACTGCCTCGTAAAAATCCCACTCGCTCCAATTAAAGAAAAAATCACTGACGAACAGCTCAAAGAGATGAAAGAAAAATGGCAGCCCCAAAGCTAA
- a CDS encoding DUF2958 domain-containing protein has translation MWNKPTSKDLEQIPAFYSTESTPLKDKIIHAHFFIGGCDWYATEYDPKDELFFGFAILNNDLEMAEWGYFSLKELSDLKVSFLEVDRDLHWNPTKAQNIEKIAEAQGWQTVSTT, from the coding sequence ATGTGGAACAAACCAACAAGCAAAGACCTCGAGCAAATCCCCGCCTTTTACTCAACGGAAAGCACACCGCTAAAAGACAAAATCATACACGCCCACTTCTTCATAGGCGGATGCGACTGGTACGCAACAGAATACGATCCAAAGGATGAACTCTTCTTCGGGTTTGCCATACTCAACAACGACCTCGAAATGGCAGAGTGGGGATACTTCAGCCTCAAAGAGTTAAGCGATTTGAAAGTGTCTTTTCTTGAAGTTGACAGAGACCTCCACTGGAACCCAACAAAAGCACAGAACATAGAAAAGATTGCGGAAGCACAGGGATGGCAAACAGTAAGCACCACATAA
- a CDS encoding SpoVG family protein, which produces MIQVARLCRFDSDSSLKAFVDVSINGQVLVKGIRVVMGKKGLFTSMPREKSKDGKWYETVMLLNEEIKQELQEAVLEAFNTE; this is translated from the coding sequence ATGATACAGGTTGCAAGGTTATGCAGGTTCGATAGCGACTCATCATTAAAGGCATTCGTTGACGTGTCTATCAACGGACAGGTGCTTGTGAAAGGCATACGAGTTGTTATGGGAAAAAAGGGCTTGTTTACTTCAATGCCAAGAGAAAAGTCCAAAGACGGCAAATGGTACGAAACCGTCATGCTCCTGAACGAAGAAATAAAACAGGAATTGCAAGAAGCAGTTCTTGAAGCTTTTAATACTGAGTAA
- a CDS encoding DUF2683 family protein has translation MVKILVELSAEEDKIVEVYKIVNKLKTKQDAIKDMVRYFEVNITPKKLNKNEEYYKKALKF, from the coding sequence ATGGTAAAGATTTTAGTTGAATTATCCGCCGAGGAAGATAAAATCGTCGAAGTGTACAAAATAGTGAACAAGCTGAAGACAAAACAAGACGCAATTAAGGACATGGTAAGATACTTTGAAGTCAACATAACACCAAAAAAGCTTAATAAGAACGAAGAATACTATAAAAAAGCCCTAAAATTTTGA
- a CDS encoding LemA family protein, with protein MISTTWTIVSVVAIIVLGYIWHTYNKLVNLRILVERQASHLEAHLKKKFDLIPALTEVVKGYSNHEKGILTEVTKLRSQWGTASNTTDKMKTANMLESALSKLLIVHERYPNIKADRSFNNIQKNIHYVERELLHERKVFNKRVSYFKQKVEQFPSNIIAKMFRFKEKEFFSMEE; from the coding sequence ATGATTAGCACTACTTGGACAATAGTCAGCGTTGTTGCAATAATTGTCTTAGGCTATATTTGGCATACATACAACAAACTTGTGAACCTACGAATACTCGTAGAAAGACAAGCAAGCCACTTAGAAGCACATTTAAAAAAGAAATTCGACCTAATACCTGCGCTAACAGAAGTAGTGAAAGGCTACTCTAACCACGAAAAAGGAATACTGACCGAAGTAACAAAGCTCAGATCACAATGGGGTACAGCAAGCAATACTACTGACAAGATGAAAACAGCAAATATGCTAGAATCAGCATTATCCAAATTACTCATTGTTCACGAAAGATATCCGAACATAAAAGCAGACAGAAGCTTCAACAACATCCAAAAGAACATCCACTACGTCGAAAGAGAATTACTCCACGAAAGAAAAGTATTCAACAAAAGAGTTAGCTACTTCAAACAAAAGGTAGAACAGTTTCCCTCAAATATCATAGCAAAGATGTTCAGGTTTAAAGAAAAAGAATTTTTTTCAATGGAAGAATGA